The genomic segment CCTTCCAGGATGAAGCACATATTTCATAGTCTTGTATGCTTTCTGGAGGTTAAACCCGTTCATTGCTTCATCAGAATAAATTGCTACAGatattgttatttatattttgtgaCTTATGTGatataaattattataatatatatgcaGAATTTACTGTCTTTATTGGCTCTACTTGGTGCACCTATTGTCATGATTTagttgttaatttttttaataatatttgtCAAAGTTCCATATAGCCATTTGTTTGTTCTCTTAGTGCATTAATTCTTCAGAGGCAAGGATGAAGACTGCTTAGATTTCTCCTTCCCATTCAAAGCAGTGTTGCAGAGAATTTAGTATAGATTCTGGATCATATCTGTTGAAGAATAACTGGGGTTTTGTGTTGCCTTGATTTCTAGAAAACTTAGATACAATGATAGCTGAGCAGACAAAGAAGAAGCTTGAGAATCCTTCCACGAAAACCAGACCAAAGCTACCAGCAGGTACTTATTCTAtagttttctttcctggatAACACATCTTTTTAACATATTCAGTTAAAAGCATGCTAATTGCTTTAGAAGCCAGACTGCCAGTTAAAGATACAGTCCCTCAAGGACCTGTAGCCACAGCTTGGATTCCAAAACACACAAGAGGAATTTTTACTTATCTAATTTTTGAGAAGTATATTCACTATTCTTCTGTAGAATGCAGACATTACACACGTACAAAAGCAAGCTGTATCAATGCTTTTTAAGacttaaataataaaaagcccAATCTTTGTCAACTTTGGATCCAGTAAATGCAAATTTCTTACTTTTCTCTGCACAAAGTAATGTGCCTTTACGAAGTACATGTTATTACCTTTTAGTCACCTGTGTTCAGCTACTGTTTGTAAAGAGCAGAAGCAGGCATTCCTGTTTCCAGAGATCTGGGGTACAGATGACCTTTAGAAACCACTCTGAGCCACTCCAGTGAGGTTCTTCCTCAATCATCAGTCAGAATATTTTACTTCTTAGAGATTGTGTTGATGTGATTTAGAAGTGCTTTTAATACACTTGATACAAAATTGCTCTTACTTTAGACAAAAGTAGTGAAGAAACAGACAGTACAAAAGAAGAAGCGgctaaaatggaaaaggaatatGAAATTTCAAAGGATTCTAcaaaaaatgaagaacaaaatgcaGCAGGAAACAGTGAAGAGCCCAGAGGTACAAAAGAGTCATTGCTTTTGCTACATGTGTACTCTCCAAGTGATTAGAATATTTTCCTACCTTCGGTATTGTTAGCATAAATCTCTTCAATCTGTGGTTACTGGGGGTCAGCACACCACAGCTTGATTCAGAAGAGTACTTATTTGCTGAGTAAGGCCGTAATCTTTTATAGAATTCACAGCCTCTTTTGAGACCAATATGAAGTGCAGAGAGATTTTGCATCTTcacatgtgggttttttcagtgaaatcagCTCATCAGGATGTTCAGTATTCTGAGTAAGCCCACTGATTTCTCTAGTTTGTGTTAGAACAAGGtgttaatgaaaagaaatgaaaagttcTGCAAAGTGACACAACTTGGCAGAGGCTAAGGGTCATCAGCAATTAACATGTTTTGCATAACTTTGAGAACCTATTACAGTAAGTTACTGTCTCAATAAGAAAACTTAGCATAGTGATACTTTTAGTATCATAGTTGCCTTAGCAAGCATAATGCCATGTGCCATGCTACATTAGATAGTGCTAGCTGAAGACTCTCTGTCCATGGGGTGCAAATCAGCTGCTATCTCTCAAACCAAATCTGCAGAGGACACTGCCTCCTTGCAGTGATAAACTTCTGAAAGAGGATGTTTATTGGTGCACAAACCTTTCAGTGAGCTCTTATTGCTAAAGATCCAGCATAAGCATCTACATTTTATAGttcattttttcaaaaaaatgcttataatctATTTTGTGCTGATGCTGGTTTATACCTGTACTTTTTTGGATGCATGTTTTCACAGCAACATGCTCAGTAATGAATTCCAGTAATCAAGGCTACAGCAGATCATTGGTCACCTGTTTCAGTCCTGTGGGCAGTGCAGACCTGTAAAGTATCAGCCGCTCACAGACAGAAGGTGGCTTTTCCAGCAATGGTTATTTAAGCATAGAAAATAGCTCAAGATAGCTCCCTAgtttcacagtaaagaaaaactGTCACCTGCTGGAAGTGATAAATAGCATCTCTTGTCTGAAGATAATGTGTCAGTTCAGTTTGGTTCAGGTTATTTTCCTTTACCTTCAGAAAAATGTTCAGCCCAGTAGCTTTTAGGAAATTTAAATTGGATTCCTATTTAGTTCTTTGTCTCATCATGCAATGCCCTTTGCTCTTTCACAGAGTAACTTACTATAAGTCTAATCCTGTGCTTCCAGTTGAAAAATCATGGTATAGGTAATATCCATTTACTAATGGGAGCAGACATGCATAGTTGGCAGTAGTAGCCTTCTACATGCTAATAACACTAGtggattcttttttcccctgacaaATGTAAGAACATTACATCAATAAAGCTCCAGCCAAGTTAAGAATTCAAAACCCATTAGCTGGAATATTTCCTTAGGGACCTTATTAGGTAATCCTTGAACTAATTCTGTCCTGTGTGCTTTCTGGTCCAAAATAGCCATCACTTTAAAATTTCAGCTATAACAAGGAGTTATCATGGTAATTGTAACACATGCTGTATCTCAGTAAATTAGAAGTAGCTGTGTTTCAACTTGTCTTTCCGAAATATCACAATCTTAGATTTGTTATATGCCGTTAGTACTACTCTAAGGAGGATTTTTCTGACACTTGTATATGAACAGATCCTCAAAGCTCTCAGCCTTATTTAAGTCATTCCTTGctgtcttagcaacttcatcttTGCTGAACAATTATGATAATCAAGAAGTTACAGGTTGGTTTTGATCCCCATATGTATACCACCAAAAGCTATATATAAAGATCAAAAAAGTCATGATCCTGAGTTTGTGGATGACTCATCTTGCACAGACAAAACCTGCTAGCCATCTGTGGGACTTTTGCCTGACTAAGCTTGACAGGACTCAGCTTTTAAACAGAAACTAAGAATAGTTTTAATCTGCCTTTGCTGTGCCCAGTTAAGCAAGCTGCATTATTCATTGATCTAAGTGCCCAATTTCTCTCTCACACTTTCCTCTAGGGAAAGCTGAGGCATATTTGGAAGCAATCAGGAAGAACATAGAATGGctaaaaaaccacaacaaacaagGTAACAAAGAAGGTATGACATAAAAAGCCTTGACATTGGGGTGGGCACCACATACATTATAAAGCATGCAATTTAAATTGTGTTGTGTAACTCAGCAGTATGCTGAAGTTAAGTAATAATGTGAAACTGTGCTTGTCTAGGTTATAGTGACAATTAGTGGTGTCAGAGTTAAATAATTCAGGTCATGTAAAAGTTAAATTAATGAATGAAAGTAGTAAACTAAGACAAATTTatgtaaactggcttgaagagcCATTGGCCACAGAACAGGCAGTGACTCACTAGCTAGAAGTGCTCTCCAGGTAGTCACAGTGGTCTGCTGTCACTGGGAAACAGGACATCAGTTTAGTCTAGTGCTTAATTTCTTAGTTCATTACATCTTTCAACTACCATTTTGTCATGaggtaaatgtattttaaatgtctgGATGTGCCTAGAATACCGCGCATATCTGGCTAGCACTGTGCATGCCATCACAAAAAGCAATGAGTTTTGTTTCATTACCATAAATAGTTAAGATACAAATTTATGTCACTAACATTGTATACATTGGATTACAGCCCAAATCAACTGTAATGACTTGTAGCTCTCACACAAAGCTGTGTAGAAGCGGAGCAGTGACTGAAGCAGCTGCACAGGGCATGTTCAGCAGCTGCTCCACCATTTGACTTCCTCAGAGGCAGGGCTGTATGACAGCTGGAGGGAGGATttccattttacttttcagatCTTTATTTATCCATACCAATTTTGCCCTCAAGATCTTACTTAAAACCAGCCCTCTGTCCCTTTTCATTGCCATTGCTGCATCTTCTGGcatcaccctctctgtgaatgAAGGTTCTTAGCCAAGGGATCAATCCCTTGGGTATGACTGGCGCCTGGCAAGAAGGATCCTTGCACCAGCCAAGCAGAGGGAAATCTGAGATGAGATTAGCCCTGGGTAATCTAGCCACCCTCTCTGTGAATTGAACTTCGTATGAGTTACATTTCAGAGATACGTGCATGCCCACAGCCCAACACACTAATTTGCCTATACAGAAACCTCCTCAACAGGAAGGACTTTCTAAAAATTTTTCCATCTCTAAAATCATTTCCACACCATAGCAGCAATGGCAATTAGCAGCAGCATATCTATTTGCTCAAGAGTTTTCCTGCCAATTCTAATACATGTTTCTGTTTATCAATGTACTCATTATAGTAATTAGATCTCAGTCATGTATGATTATTTCTCTGTATCACACATGGTGACTGAGCAGCACCTCACTCCTCTTCATAGTAACCTCccctctgcactgctgcagcatgaAAATGACTGTGACTGCAGATCAATAGCATTTTATATGCCTGTGAATGCATTAAGATAGATGCTTGCTGTGTAGATGGATTTTCATTTGCACTAAAATACCTTTATTGCCCTCTGGCAATGGAAATGGCCCTGAAAGTAAGCTTAAGTTATGACAGAATTAGAACAGTGTTCTGACTTTTCTCATATGTGATCTTTATTGTGCATTTCTATACTTCCTATTTTTGTAAAATGCTAATTCAGTTCTCCTGGGATGATGTTAAAGAAAGTGCAGGCAGGGTAAGCTTATCTAACTGTGAATGCATTGCACTGCATTTCTTCCGTACAAGATTAGGTGGTATTGATGTGTTCATCAATCATTTTCTCACTTCCATCTAGCACCTGGGAGCTGGCAGAAAAGTGGTTCACAAGAAATTTATGTATTAAAATAGCCAATCTTTTCCACACCTGCTCATGGATCATTTTACTCACCAAACATACTTGAAGAGCTTTAGGTTTTCTTCAGGCAGGTATTCATAGAAACTTGATTTTGTATGAATTTCAGCAGAAATTGTTGTTCAATCAATGACTGAGACACTGGAAATGTTAACTTGCATTTTGCCAGGTAAAAATTATCAATTTCCTGTTAAGTAAGGAAGTAAACTTAGTGGTCTGCATGATTTAAAGAGAAACGTCAAAAGCCCAGGTTTCAGCCTGATTGGCTTTTGTGTCCaaagtttgtttttcatatatACAATCTATAGGCTGTGTGGGCCTGTCCTTAGTATTTCCCAGACGTGGCTTCATCTCTGAATCCAGTGCTCTTTAAAACCAGCTCCTCTCCTGTGTAAATTAACATCACTCCCGCAAGTAGACACTGGCTGCTGGGTATTCTATTCCAGTTAGTCTCCAAAGAACGTAACTGTGAGTCACCCAGTTAATACATGCAAATAACAGGTTCAGGTTTTTCACAGAATACTTAGGTAGTTTATAGTTTCATAACACTAACAGTAGCCATTTAGGAATGAAAGAATTTCATAATTAATTGCAATGGCAAGTGGCTTGTTTTGAATATGCAAATAAGAGCTCACTTCATTTACTATAGCAGTTTCACAGATAAATGTAATGGTGCAGCTGTTGTGGTGAATATAAatcaaaactgatttttctaaTTACTTGTAAAAATTAATAGGCTTTAAATAAGTATTATAAATTAACTGATATCAGTTCACAGAAAAAATCCAATTAAATTGCCATGAGATATAAAAATTAGTCAGAATTGGATAATATCATAATGGTTATAATCTCATAAAATGTGTAGTAATTAAACCTTCACATGTCCACTTAATGATCTAAAATAGTATTTGCAactctaagaagaaaaataaactcagaAATGTTAACATAATATCCACATTATTTGCATTAATTTAGTATTTATTCTTCAGTTAATTGCCATTCCATGGTGTCTTTCACTGGAGACTCTCATTATGTCAACATAAATGAAATCTCCCAGCCTTAATGATAAGTTGCTAGGTACTGTTTGTCCCTGTTACTCAGACAGGATGGAGACACAAACATCTTCAGTAGTGCTGGTAACAGACCACACATGAAATCCTGACCTAAgtacagcaaacagcagaattCCTGTTAACTCAAATATAGGAAGACACTTCTTCAGGAGTGGGGAGTTTTGAATATCAACTTTCTGTATTACTCACTTGAAATTGCCTTATACTGTTATAAAAATGATGGCAAGCATTAATTTGCTTCTTAATGTCTTTCTAATTCCACCCAATTTTGGTCACTCAActataaaaagacaaaatcatTATTGCCTGGTTTGCTAAGAATGTATAGTTTGAAAGAAGGTCCTTCCACCTATTGATATATGATGATATACATGGGCCTACATCACAAAATTGTTATTAATATAGTCTGAAGAGTCTATCCATGAAATAAGTAACTTATACTGAAAAAATCAGGATGTATCTATTTTTGTGAAATATATTAGTTCATTTAACTTAGTATGGACCCTTAAGAGACACAGATGTTTTCCACACTACTAATTTCTGATGCTAacaatttaattattaaactgtgtAACCAAAACTTGCATCATGTTTCTGTGCAAATATACTGGATCTGTTCCCAGAATTATGACTACACAATAGGTTACCCTTTTATGTTATTTAAAAGATTGCGCTACAGCAGATTCCTTTTCATGGAAAATAGTGATATTGTCTGGCATAGGAAAAGGCTGGTTAATGGCTCGATGCTGCATAGCGGCACCCATCTattggaaaaggaggaaggacCTTTCAGCACTGTATTGGAGATTGTGAAAGACTAATAAACAAAGGTTGTCAAAGACTACTTTGACCCTGACACTCTCAGAAAGACTACTCATTGCGGTATTTTTCATGTCAGGATATTATGTTCTGTATCAAGGTAAGcatgttctttattttcagGAAGCTGCTTTAGTGAATTTTCACTACAAGTGTTTGTAATAAGTGGGAATTTCACTGGGATTTCTTTAGGAAACAGTCAATTTAATACCCTCCTTTGAATCCATGACAACTGTGAAAACAGGGTTTTAACAGCAGTTTTTGCCATGCAGACTAGAATATCAGATCTCTGGACCAGAAAATAGTCTGCCTTTAGCATTTGCCAGCAAGCAATCAAGAGCAAGAGAAGATTATTCTCTTTCAATATTAAAAGTCCACGATGTGTAAAAAGACTTTGTGCAGTTGGTAGGgttttttgcattgttttcacAAGTCGCACTTGTACTGAATTCTCTTCATGATGGATAAAGTGCATTTCTTGGATAAACTTTACAATGACATTGCTTCTTAGGTGAAGCAGTGTAATGGCAGTGACTCATTGTACAAAtgaattcttatttttcagaCTATGATCTTTCAAAGCTGAGAGATTTCATTGACGAGCAGGCTGATGCTTACGTGGACAAGGGCATCCTGGACAAGGAAGAGGCTGATGTAATTAAACGCATATACAGCAGCCTGTAAAAAGCTAGTGGCTGCCAAACATGTAGAAAACTAGGATAGCTTCCCTCACTCCTGGCTCAATGACTTACGATCTGTTAATTTGAGGATATCATTAGAAATGCTCTGTTTACATTGTACCAACAACTTTCTAGACAAATGAAGAGCTGTAGTGCTCCGTACACTAACTGCATACTGTATTTTCCTACACTCACAAATCAATCCTAAATGCCAAATTCTGACACTGAATTTCTATTTGATGGGGCAAATATTTATGTAATGTTCTCTTTgatttatttgtgtttggtttacTTTTGTAGATAAACCAATTGTTTGTGATGGAAGGTTCTTTTAATGCTACTTCTTTTTGCTCTCACTCCACTAGCTTTCTATAGATGCAACTATGTAAAGGGCATTATTAGAAAATAGTTCATAGTTctctaaataaaatatttgaaaataatttaccTACTAAAGTTTTCATTAATCTTAATATTTTATACCCAGAAATCTTGGTTTTAAGTTCTCATTTTTCCTTgaccttttttcatttctttatttagTATTCTGTAACTTGGACTACTGTATCCTTAGCTTACTGATAAATCTTGACACTACACTGCCTTTCCTATTGCAGAGCTGTATTCTCCCCACTATTCAGCATGTATAAACATTCTCTTTGGTGCACCATCTTATGCTCTTGCATGCATAATTAGTTGAATTCCTGATGCGAGTAGTCTGATAACAAGTGTAAATAGccattatttcctttaaagctAAAGGATATAAATGCAATTTTGCATGGGAAGGGGAGTTTGCAACCAGGATGTTTGTAGGAATATGGACCctgcttttcagaaagacaTAACTTCAAGAATATCATATCTCAGCATCTCTGTTCACTGACTTGTGTTAAACAGCACTGCCTTggaaattttcttttgcatataTATGTTATTGTTAGCCAAGAATTTGGTAACTcccaaagaatgaaaaaggaagacaaaaacgTCATCCTTCTTCTTGCTCAGCTTACAGAGCTTCTGAAGAATGGTTTATGAGATCTTTTATATTTAAGTAAATGGATAATTTTGTGTATGAAGAAAGACTACAGGTGAAGAAGttttcaggaaagcaaattttaaatcaaattgcAGAAGATCTACATCTGAGACCCATTCCCTGCAGCAGTCATTTGTTTAAATCAACtccatttctgttctctttacTTAAGAGGTTCTTCATTGATCATTTGAAGTAATCCCTCCTCTATGTTCTTAGAAAATCTCACAATACCTCCAAGACTGATACTGTCAAAAAATGTTAGCTGGTGCAGAGGTTGGTATCTGCTTGCGAATGAAGGGAGATGCTGACTTACAGCATTGCCCACACAGCACCAAGTTCTGCAAATGTTGAATCATTTTATATCATCTCCTTCAATTTCTCAGCACAGTTGGAGATTGAGGAACTAATTTGAGCAATGTTTCTTAGCCAACTGAAGTAAACTTGAGAACCTCTACAAAACATAATTATGAACTGAACATTACCAACAGAATATTATtggtaacaaaaataaaatgaacgTGGTAGCAATAAGGTGTAACATATCTATTTGAAAACTGATGATACATAAGCCAATTAATGCTTTCTAGCATACAAAAAGTATGTCACGGCCTACTCATACATGTCCTGATATGGATCAGTAAATTGCAGGATTAGTCACTCATGGCAATACctttctttaacaaaaaaggTTCATCGAGAAATGTAGTCAATGTAACCTTCCTGTTTGACAAACAGGCCCTTAGAAACTCTAGGGaaaactatggaaaaaaaaaaaaaatcctgttatCTTCAATCAGTGTAGTTGTCATCTAAACCATttctattactattattacttGCTAATGTTCCCCAAGATCAGAATTTCTTCTTGTCCCTACAGACCTCAGTTGTTTCCTGCAACTGTTTGTGCTTTAGTTTCTGATGTGACTATCATACTGGAAAAGCAAATTGTTCTCCAAATTTGAGTTTATCAAAGAAATCAGGAGAAAGAACTTACCATAGACAGACATAGACCTTTACATCTGGGGAAGTGGCACTGATCTAGGATCTGcactcaaaaaacaaaaaggagaaactTTCCTTCTTCAATggctacttaaaaaaaaaaaaaaacaacaaaacaaccccacaacaaaaacccaaaccaaacaacttcCTCTCAGGAGCCTCATTTTGGTGGAAAGATGCCATCAGCTAGTAACTCCAGCATCACCTAGGGTGATTCGTAGACCAATTAGACCAGCCTGATGAGTAGCTGAGAGCAGAGCAAGCCTTCTGTCAGGCAGATAAGCAATCTCAACTGAGGTTCTTCAAACTAGATTCACCTCCCATCCTGCCCAAGCCCATTAAACTTGTTATTTGAATGCTTCAAATACCGGATTCATTGCTGGTACATCAAATGAACATCTATCAGCACATCACACCTTTCAGAACTAGGCAGTAAAAACACAGCCAGCCTGATGAATCAGCCCTCATTTCTAAAAGGCAATGACTTGtgctaaataaaaatcaaaccgAGTGACGCAAGTCTCAGCCTGTATTACAGATCAGTTCTTATTCTGAAGGGAACACTTGGAGCACATTAGCCCTGGACATCTGCTGCTAGTGTGCCAAGTACTTCATTAGTAAATCATATTCTgtcagtgctttgctttttcctggtgaaaaacatattttcaacaCCTGCATATCTCTGGGTCTCAACAGACAGAAATCAGTTTCTACATTGTTTGTATCTCTACTGGATCCTTCAGAAATCCTTCACTCCCTAAATTatcattaaaaatgtaacaaGTATAATACATATGGTATTCATCTTTTTTCTATTACAATACTGCTTCTGATACTGTATTAAACATTTGACTTCAAGCTACAgttgtgtcctggttttggctggggtagttaattttcttcatagtagctgttACATGGCTAGGTTTATGGATTTGTGCTGAGAACAGTGCTAGTAACACAGGGGtgtttcagttactgctgagGAGTGCTTACAGTGTCAAGGCCTTTCCTGCTTCTCacccaccagtgagcaggctgggggtgcacatgAAGCTGGGAGggcacacagccaggacagctggcCCCAACTCatccaagggatattccataccatatgatgtcatgctcagtatataagcCTGGGTAAaaaggaggaagcaggaggaCATTTGGAGTGATGGCACTTGTCTTTCCAAGTAAGAATTACATGCCATGATCCCTTTACTGGAGATGGCTGAaaacctgcctgcccatgggaagtggtgaatgacttccttcttttaatttgcttgtctgtggcttttgctttacctgttaaactgtctttatctcaacacAAAAGTTCTCACTTTTATCCTTCTGatcctctcccccatcccattAGGGaagagtgagcaagcagctgggtGGTGCTTCATTACTGGTTGGGGTTAAACTATATTAGTACAAGGCTGCTTTTGTGCCTTAAAGAAAAGGTATGGTTTTTATCCACTGCCAGGATTTTGAGGACACCCTGCACTACAGGGCAATAGGAGTTCATCACAGTGTCTGCAGGAAACAGGGGGTGCCCCTCTTAAAGTGTTAAGATACAATTACAGCACCTGATGGCTAAGCTAGCTGGATTTACAAAGGGTTTAGTAGCCTCCAGCCACATTACAACTGAGTCCTAAATTAAAATTTTCTATCATCAGGTATGTCccacatttaatttaaaagcattctAGTCCAAGCCTGCCTAGGTTTTGGCTTTTCAAGCTTTGCCTTAAGAAGTACATAAAAACAAAGCTACAAAAATGCAGACTCCCCACCACAGAACAGCCCTAAACCATAGCATTTTATCTGCAGTACACACTTTGCTTCTGCCTAAGATTGCCGTGCTCCAGCCCTAAACCACACCTTGCAGGACCAGTAGAAATACATGAAGAATGAAGCTGTGAGTACAGGAAGAATAAAAGTAGAGAAGCAACATATACAGGATAGCATATGAAAAcacataaacagaaaaactttGCATCTTCTTGAATAATAACATGATAATGCACATTAAGATACCAAAACATTAGGTATTTCATAGCTTCAGAAATTCTTTTCTAAGAGTATGAAAACTCTATCTTGTATTATTTTGGATACATTGTAGGCAATTTCAAAGAACTAACTTCTCCCTATGGTCAATTTTCCCCATGAGTAAGGGGACCAGGGTACCTGTGGAGAGATATGTGGCACCAGCCACCCTCCCGAGGGTGCAGCCCAGCCATAGGGGCTCCTACCAACAAAGGGGTGCAGAGAACTTCCAGAACCACAGCAAAATCATTTTGAGAAGTATCTTACCCATCCCTGTACTTGCCATGAAAACCATAAAACATATGTATGTACCTACATGTCTGAAAGCCACAAATGAGCGCTTGTAAACCACCGCAATGCGTAACTGCTCACACACACTGCAACAGGCTCCCAGACCACAGAGAGCCCCACCTCAGAAGTGCTCACACTGCCACAGCTACTCCTCACTGAGGAGGCCCAGCCAGGCCAGGGGCTTTTGAAGGCCCAGCTGGGCGGAGGCCCCCTCAAGCCCCACAGCCTGCTGGGAGGCCCCAGGACATAAAAGCCCACTGTATGAGAACAAGGGTTTCTACAGGTCTTAGTGAGTCTTGAGGAGCTAAAGAAGGTGGAACAGAAGTGGAAGCTGAGTTTTTCTCTGGCTTGATACTCGGTCTGTGGACtaggcaaggagcagggagctgctttGGAGCTACAGCTGGCAAGGTAGGGCCTCATACAGGCAGCACTGTGGTGGTTTATAGTAGTC from the Lathamus discolor isolate bLatDis1 chromosome 8, bLatDis1.hap1, whole genome shotgun sequence genome contains:
- the SCG3 gene encoding secretogranin-3 isoform X2 — translated: MIPSKADQDSFVNEEIDDTLDNTWSSSNILERRNELPSEDNFEDLQYFPNFYALLKSLNSDTEAKEKETLITIMKTLIDFVKMMVKYGTITPEEGVSYLENLDTMIAEQTKKKLENPSTKTRPKLPADKSSEETDSTKEEAAKMEKEYEISKDSTKNEEQNAAGNSEEPRGKAEAYLEAIRKNIEWLKNHNKQGNKEDYDLSKLRDFIDEQADAYVDKGILDKEEADVIKRIYSSL